One window of Nostoc sp. C052 genomic DNA carries:
- a CDS encoding response regulator, with protein MNMLGEVNITGKTILLIDDELNVREIVKFCLQDLAGWNVLTADSPSEGLQNAVHHSPDAIVLDISIRDMASFEFMNKLRNNTETQTIPVVLLSAKARWLDSQILQKYQVAGVILKPFNPVTLPAQVAQLLGWDFTSLME; from the coding sequence ATGAATATGCTAGGGGAGGTAAATATAACCGGCAAAACGATATTGCTCATTGATGATGAACTGAATGTACGTGAGATAGTAAAATTTTGCCTCCAAGATTTAGCTGGTTGGAATGTGCTGACAGCAGATTCTCCATCAGAAGGATTGCAGAATGCAGTACATCATAGTCCTGATGCGATTGTATTAGATATCTCAATCCGTGATATGGCTAGTTTTGAATTTATGAACAAACTAAGAAATAATACAGAAACTCAAACTATTCCTGTAGTGCTGCTCAGTGCGAAAGCGCGATGGCTGGATTCGCAAATTTTGCAAAAGTATCAAGTTGCAGGCGTAATTCTCAAACCCTTTAATCCAGTTACTCTCCCTGCTCAAGTTGCTCAACTGCTCGGTTGGGATTTTACTTCACTAATGGAGTGA
- a CDS encoding sensor domain-containing diguanylate cyclase encodes MEKLQVRAKLVVPIFQGDRLWGLLVAHHCSAPRDWQPWEGQLLQQLATQLAIAIQQSELYQQLQRANQQLENMVMVDELTQIANRRCFDHRLDSVWQYLLREQGFISLLLCDIDYFKQYNDTYGHATGDDCLCFIAQAFKQSVKRSRDLVARYGGEEFVVILPNTASDGAFHVAQEIHKAIEQLNIPHTASDVKQYVTLSIGIATMIPTPKMVPLDLIEVADQALYQAKANGRDRSYINRLS; translated from the coding sequence TTGGAAAAGTTGCAAGTCAGAGCCAAGCTAGTTGTACCAATTTTTCAAGGCGATCGCCTTTGGGGACTTTTGGTTGCTCATCATTGTAGCGCCCCACGTGACTGGCAACCTTGGGAAGGCCAACTGCTTCAGCAATTGGCGACACAGTTAGCGATCGCTATTCAGCAATCAGAACTTTATCAACAATTACAGCGTGCCAACCAGCAACTTGAAAATATGGTGATGGTGGATGAATTAACTCAAATCGCCAATCGCCGATGTTTTGATCATCGGCTTGATTCTGTCTGGCAATATCTTTTACGAGAACAAGGTTTTATCTCACTACTTTTATGTGACATTGATTATTTTAAACAATATAACGATACTTATGGTCATGCGACCGGAGATGATTGTTTGTGCTTTATTGCCCAAGCTTTCAAACAAAGTGTTAAACGTTCTAGAGATTTAGTTGCTCGTTATGGCGGAGAAGAGTTTGTTGTCATCTTACCCAATACTGCTAGTGATGGGGCTTTTCACGTTGCCCAAGAAATTCATAAAGCTATAGAACAGCTAAATATTCCCCATACTGCATCAGATGTGAAGCAGTACGTCACCTTGAGTATCGGAATTGCCACGATGATTCCTACGCCTAAGATGGTTCCTTTGGATTTGATTGAGGTCGCAGATCAAGCCCTTTATCAAGCCAAAGCAAACGGGCGCGATCGCTCTTATATAAATAGACTGTCTTAG
- a CDS encoding adenosine deaminase yields MHRRSPLFLFLGVLTSSSCFIFSVVAQVPSNSQQSSTRSEAEAASWFEAHRAQPAALRAFVQRMPKGGDIHSHLSGAVYAEHYLEWAASDGYCVNPKAEVLVEPKACGQDSSYFPASELFNRTSVYDSLINRWSTRNLRFAGKSGHDQFFEAFSGFGTISDSMSRRDDMVAEVANRAASQHITYLELMLTVQGSEVRQLGREVGWNKDFQEMHRQLLKRGLTKLVTLGSQQLAQLEGEVSKTLGCGTPSAQPGCAVKVSYLQQTTRTKSPVEVFAQLAYAFALDSSDSRVVGINLVAPEDNPIALRDYTLQMQMLQFLKRQYPNVKVALHAGELTLGLVPTEDLRFHIRQAVEVAQASRIGHGVDILFEERPFELMEQMRRLGVLVEICLTSNEVILNVQGDQHPFMEYWKARVPMTLASDDEGVSRIDLSHEYLLAATRYKLGYKDLKRLARNSLEYSFAPGNSLWESPEFKAIVSACASDTPGKTSVSQGCSAFLQKSDRARIQWQLESEFAQFESLQNWL; encoded by the coding sequence ATGCATAGACGATCGCCCTTATTCTTGTTTTTAGGAGTATTAACGAGTTCTAGCTGTTTTATCTTCAGCGTAGTAGCCCAAGTCCCATCTAATTCGCAGCAGTCCTCGACTCGGAGTGAAGCTGAAGCTGCTAGTTGGTTTGAAGCCCATCGCGCCCAGCCAGCCGCTTTACGAGCATTTGTACAGCGAATGCCGAAGGGAGGAGATATCCACAGTCATCTCAGCGGGGCTGTGTACGCAGAACACTATCTAGAGTGGGCTGCCAGCGATGGGTATTGTGTGAATCCAAAAGCGGAGGTTTTAGTTGAACCTAAAGCTTGCGGTCAAGACAGTAGCTATTTTCCCGCCTCAGAATTGTTCAACCGAACATCTGTTTATGATTCCCTAATAAATCGTTGGTCTACTCGTAACCTCCGATTTGCTGGAAAATCTGGACATGACCAATTTTTTGAGGCTTTTAGTGGTTTTGGGACAATATCAGACTCTATGAGCCGTCGGGATGATATGGTTGCAGAAGTAGCAAATCGGGCAGCTTCGCAGCATATTACCTATCTAGAGTTAATGCTTACCGTTCAGGGCAGCGAGGTTCGACAGCTAGGGCGTGAAGTTGGTTGGAATAAAGATTTCCAAGAAATGCACCGTCAATTGCTCAAACGAGGATTAACCAAGCTAGTGACACTCGGCAGCCAGCAACTTGCACAGTTGGAGGGCGAAGTCTCGAAAACACTCGGTTGCGGTACTCCATCAGCACAGCCTGGATGTGCAGTGAAAGTGAGCTATTTGCAGCAAACGACAAGAACAAAGTCGCCCGTTGAAGTGTTTGCTCAGTTAGCTTATGCCTTTGCACTAGATTCATCAGATTCGCGGGTAGTTGGTATCAATCTTGTTGCCCCAGAAGACAACCCGATTGCACTGCGCGACTACACCCTGCAAATGCAAATGCTGCAATTTCTCAAACGCCAATATCCTAATGTCAAAGTCGCGCTTCATGCCGGAGAGTTAACCCTGGGTTTGGTTCCGACCGAGGATTTACGTTTTCATATTCGGCAAGCTGTAGAAGTGGCACAGGCATCTCGCATTGGACATGGTGTGGATATTCTTTTTGAGGAGCGTCCCTTTGAGTTGATGGAGCAAATGCGGCGACTCGGCGTGTTGGTCGAAATCTGCCTGACCAGTAATGAGGTTATTTTAAATGTCCAGGGAGATCAGCATCCTTTTATGGAGTATTGGAAGGCTAGAGTACCAATGACCCTTGCTTCCGATGATGAAGGCGTTTCCCGCATCGATTTGAGTCATGAGTATCTGTTAGCGGCAACAAGATATAAGCTGGGATATAAAGACCTCAAGCGACTGGCTCGCAACAGCTTAGAATATAGTTTCGCTCCGGGAAATAGTCTCTGGGAGTCGCCTGAGTTTAAGGCAATAGTTTCAGCTTGTGCAAGCGATACCCCTGGTAAAACCTCTGTTTCTCAAGGGTGCAGTGCTTTTTTGCAAAAGAGCGATCGCGCCCGGATTCAATGGCAGCTAGAGTCGGAATTTGCTCAGTTTGAGTCATTGCAGAACTGGCTTTGA